A genome region from Pseudanabaena sp. Chao 1811 includes the following:
- a CDS encoding GAF domain-containing protein — protein sequence MNLKTISSQESLLLNNLEAVSFQSNLEEHTLLTVAQIALQIQTTLLKNSISYAQSVSGSLILKTTLKTTLETLTKYTGADEGSIFLIDEDGVIIESILARGPVTRDLKDSVISKVLDSGLAGWSLRYRQIGLIYDAMTDDRWVQLPNQPYKARSALAVPLIYGVNVIGIITLTHSQANHFDDAIAAMMQYSMESIAAIILNAQLHAEYRPLGV from the coding sequence ATGAACCTCAAGACGATCAGTTCACAGGAGTCGTTATTGCTCAATAACCTAGAAGCAGTTTCTTTTCAGAGCAATTTGGAAGAGCATACTTTGCTAACTGTGGCTCAAATTGCATTACAGATTCAGACAACTTTGCTCAAAAACTCTATCTCCTATGCTCAGTCGGTAAGCGGTAGCCTCATTCTGAAAACTACACTCAAAACTACCTTAGAAACCCTCACTAAATATACTGGGGCAGATGAAGGGAGTATCTTTTTGATTGATGAAGATGGAGTAATCATCGAAAGTATTTTGGCAAGAGGCCCTGTCACTCGCGATCTGAAGGATTCGGTAATTTCTAAAGTTTTAGACAGTGGTTTAGCAGGATGGTCTTTGCGCTATCGCCAGATAGGGCTTATCTACGATGCAATGACCGATGATCGCTGGGTGCAATTACCTAATCAACCATACAAGGCTCGATCTGCTTTAGCAGTTCCTTTAATTTATGGCGTGAATGTAATCGGGATTATTACCTTAACCCATTCTCAGGCTAACCATTTTGATGATGCGATCGCTGCCATGATGCAATACAGCATGGAAAGCATTGCTGCAATAATCCTCAACGCTCAACTCCATGCGGAGTATCGCCCCTTAGGCGTATGA
- a CDS encoding PFE-CTERM domain-containing protein: MKLLDKILPRSLSVAGLALALAASPVNAQSFQIGNKEGIGEGTPILGQQFDIGIPGNFSSYSGNAQLNYIKFLYDTTNESDPLVTQSVRLLLYSSIPDIGDIQSGSGATLIAASDSDVKIAADQDFSTAGTFTNTFVSRQFNFSSAPELSSGITYFAFFSFDPVDPNNPAPQTVKTTAQSYYGSPFDSTLVPITQTAGGQTVADSNFIAGLTPVPFEFEASGGIAILGGLFAVHKLRQRKQNNNPDEQPDNQV, translated from the coding sequence ATGAAACTTTTAGACAAAATACTTCCACGTTCCTTGAGTGTTGCAGGACTAGCACTTGCTCTAGCCGCAAGTCCTGTTAACGCACAGTCTTTTCAAATAGGAAACAAAGAGGGAATTGGTGAAGGAACCCCAATTCTTGGACAACAATTTGATATAGGAATTCCTGGTAACTTCTCTAGCTACAGTGGAAACGCTCAGCTCAATTATATTAAGTTTTTGTACGACACTACTAATGAGTCAGATCCGCTTGTAACCCAGTCAGTGAGATTATTACTCTACTCATCAATACCTGATATAGGAGATATTCAGAGTGGTTCGGGTGCGACTTTGATCGCAGCAAGCGATAGTGATGTGAAAATTGCTGCTGACCAAGATTTTAGTACTGCTGGTACTTTTACCAATACTTTTGTCAGTCGTCAATTTAATTTTAGTTCGGCTCCTGAGTTAAGTTCTGGTATTACCTATTTTGCCTTCTTCTCCTTTGACCCAGTTGATCCGAATAATCCAGCTCCACAAACCGTGAAAACTACTGCTCAAAGTTATTACGGTAGCCCCTTTGACTCTACACTAGTTCCTATAACACAAACGGCTGGAGGACAGACCGTCGCTGATTCTAATTTTATTGCTGGACTAACCCCTGTCCCATTTGAGTTTGAGGCATCGGGTGGAATTGCGATTTTAGGAGGTTTGTTTGCGGTTCACAAACTCAGACAACGCAAGCAAAACAACAATCCTGACGAACAACCTGACAACCAAGTTTAA
- a CDS encoding Npun_F5560 family protein, producing the protein MNATVNNVATPSENAMTNTTANVAANLQQEINLLKVELEQKDLLVQQLSEELFRLVKGNTAFLPNVEIHEQHSEEMRFLEQKLAMVENQLMLTQAQIQERDREAVELRQTIQEMTDRNRMLEQVVQELPNIYRAKFAERIVPIKQKIEALQKENRQLHIELQSLSFRLSGRTTRRSTSQQRLELPRVMPSPALG; encoded by the coding sequence ATGAACGCCACAGTAAATAACGTAGCAACTCCCTCTGAAAATGCAATGACTAATACAACTGCCAATGTAGCGGCAAATCTTCAGCAGGAAATAAATTTACTTAAGGTCGAGTTAGAACAAAAGGATCTGTTAGTTCAGCAGCTTTCAGAAGAGCTTTTTCGCTTGGTGAAGGGAAATACTGCCTTTTTACCTAATGTTGAGATACATGAGCAACATTCAGAGGAAATGCGCTTTTTAGAACAAAAACTGGCGATGGTTGAGAATCAACTCATGTTGACTCAAGCGCAAATCCAAGAACGCGATCGCGAAGCGGTCGAGTTGCGTCAAACTATCCAAGAAATGACCGATCGCAATCGGATGCTTGAACAAGTGGTGCAGGAGTTGCCCAATATTTATCGCGCTAAGTTTGCGGAACGCATCGTGCCAATCAAACAAAAGATCGAGGCTCTGCAAAAGGAAAATCGGCAACTACATATCGAGTTGCAAAGTCTCAGTTTCCGTCTTTCTGGTCGTACTACTCGTCGCTCTACCTCTCAGCAACGTCTAGAACTACCTAGAGTCATGCCATCACCAGCACTAGGCTAA